Proteins encoded together in one Pseudoroseomonas cervicalis window:
- a CDS encoding GNAT family N-acetyltransferase yields MTETIAPEIRDAREADLPGILAIFNQAIRESLAVWHTEETNLAARRDWLAQRQGRGLPVLVAVRGDQVLGFASYGDFRPFAGFAATVEHSVYVDPAAQGQGLGRALLAALIERARAAGLHVMVAGIEAGNTASIALHARAGFEEAGLLREVGRKFDRWLDLRFMTLRL; encoded by the coding sequence ATGACCGAGACCATTGCCCCCGAGATCCGCGACGCCCGCGAGGCCGATTTGCCCGGCATCCTGGCCATCTTCAACCAGGCGATCCGCGAGAGCCTGGCGGTCTGGCACACCGAGGAGACGAATCTGGCGGCCAGGCGGGACTGGCTGGCGCAGCGCCAGGGGCGCGGCCTGCCGGTGCTGGTGGCGGTACGGGGCGACCAGGTGCTGGGCTTCGCCAGCTATGGCGATTTCCGCCCCTTCGCCGGCTTCGCCGCCACCGTCGAGCATTCGGTCTATGTCGACCCGGCGGCGCAGGGGCAGGGGCTGGGCCGCGCTTTGCTGGCGGCGCTGATCGAGCGGGCCCGGGCGGCCGGGCTGCATGTCATGGTCGCCGGCATCGAGGCCGGCAACACCGCCTCCATCGCCCTGCACGCCAGGGCGGGGTTCGAGGAGGCGGGGCTGCTGCGCGAGGTCGGGCGGAAATTCGACCGCTGGCTCGACCTGCGCTTCATGACCCTGCGGCTGTGA
- a CDS encoding amidohydrolase, protein MRQDILDEIRAFEPELKEIRQDIHRHPETRFEEHRTAALVAGKLRDWGIEVTEGIGGTGVVGTLKGSRPGQRAIGLRADMDALFIQEETGLAHASTVPGKMHACGHDGHTAMLLGAAKYLAAKPDFAGTVQFIFQPAEEAGTGAAAMIRDQLFQRFPVDSVYGMHNSPGLPVGTFATRPGPVLAGADFWGVEFHGTGGHGGGAPHLATDATVALGQFLLAIHTILPRNLHPTASAALSVGHVAGGSFGSPNVMPAKVVVRGTARYFEKGDQAIIRRRLQELAETLAAANGCTATLAYDELCPPTVNAAEKVPAALAAARALVGAEKVGEVKLSTGGEDFAFMLQEKPGVFMRIGNGVNPDGSFHNVHTPQYDFNDEILGLGAAYWVSLVQEELGWPADGQTEENRA, encoded by the coding sequence ATGCGGCAGGACATCCTCGACGAGATCAGGGCATTCGAGCCGGAGCTGAAGGAGATCCGCCAGGATATCCACCGCCATCCGGAGACCCGCTTCGAGGAGCACCGCACCGCGGCGCTCGTCGCCGGCAAGCTGCGCGACTGGGGCATCGAGGTCACCGAGGGCATCGGCGGGACCGGTGTCGTTGGCACCCTGAAAGGAAGCCGCCCCGGCCAGCGCGCCATCGGGCTGCGCGCCGACATGGATGCGCTGTTCATCCAGGAGGAGACCGGCCTCGCCCATGCCTCCACCGTGCCCGGCAAGATGCATGCCTGCGGCCATGACGGCCACACCGCCATGCTGCTGGGCGCCGCGAAGTACCTGGCGGCGAAGCCGGATTTCGCCGGCACCGTGCAGTTCATCTTCCAGCCGGCCGAGGAAGCCGGGACCGGCGCCGCGGCGATGATCCGCGACCAGCTGTTCCAGCGCTTCCCCGTCGATTCCGTCTACGGCATGCACAATTCGCCGGGCCTGCCGGTCGGCACCTTCGCCACCCGCCCCGGCCCGGTGCTGGCGGGGGCCGATTTCTGGGGCGTCGAGTTCCACGGCACCGGCGGCCATGGCGGCGGCGCGCCGCATCTGGCGACCGACGCCACCGTGGCGCTCGGCCAGTTCCTGCTGGCCATCCACACCATCCTGCCGCGCAACCTGCACCCGACCGCCAGCGCCGCCCTCTCGGTCGGCCATGTCGCGGGCGGCAGCTTCGGCTCGCCCAACGTCATGCCGGCCAAGGTGGTGGTGCGCGGCACCGCCCGCTATTTCGAGAAGGGCGACCAGGCGATCATCCGCCGTCGCCTGCAGGAGCTGGCCGAGACGCTCGCCGCCGCCAATGGCTGCACCGCGACGCTGGCCTATGACGAGCTCTGCCCGCCCACGGTGAACGCCGCCGAGAAGGTGCCGGCGGCACTCGCCGCCGCCCGCGCCCTGGTCGGCGCCGAGAAGGTGGGCGAGGTCAAGCTCTCCACCGGCGGCGAGGATTTCGCCTTCATGCTGCAGGAGAAGCCGGGCGTGTTCATGCGCATCGGCAATGGCGTGAACCCGGATGGCAGCTTCCACAACGTCCACACGCCGCAATACGATTTCAACGACGAGATCCTGGGCCTCGGCGCCGCCTATTGGGTGAGCCTGGTGCAGGAGGAGCTGGGCTGGCCCGCCGATGGCCAGACCGAGGAGAACCGGGCATGA